One Branchiostoma lanceolatum isolate klBraLanc5 chromosome 18, klBraLanc5.hap2, whole genome shotgun sequence DNA window includes the following coding sequences:
- the LOC136424100 gene encoding sorting nexin-17-like → MHFSIPDTAECSDEGGAYTAFNIHVNGVAHCSVRYSQLHHFNEQMKKEFGQANLPPFPPKKLALFTLTPQQIEERREQLERYIQIVSQDPEIIGSDVFNSFLNQAQQETQKAEPESVELDVFLMNGHKISVSIMSTDQTDDVLETVASQIELSDDFVYYFALFLVKKEKDGGNSIVRKLQEFESPYISLKTAESEAKHRIVLRKNFWEPSMDNDLLDDRIAMNLLYVQAVNDIERGWVFAAKDVHKQLTALQAKGSKKEYLKLARTQKSYGFIQFKPCVTDFPQPNCPVIVSAGNRELNFRIKVANNQVKEGIFKVTRMRCWRITTQIPETNGANAHGDSKDLKPKLEVAFEYLVAKDKLQWITIESDQAILISMCLQGMVDELIMKKQGGRIKRPQDRVKRSQSRQFLRKDGKTALPKSISAPGHLGTPDTNGDENVSAAQRAKDSVRRISDKFSSVTLKSTSRNTRGPAALVENDVFEDSYIGDDDL, encoded by the exons ATGCATTTTTCAATCCCGGATACGGCGGAATGCAGCGACGAAGGGGGCGCTTACACG GCCTTCAACATCCATGTGAACGGTGTGGCCCACTGTTCCGTCCGCTACAGTCAACTGCACCACTTCAATGAACAG ATGAAGAAAGAGTTTGGACAGGCAAACCTGCCCCCCTTCCCTCCCAAGAAGCTCGCCCTTTTCACCCTGACCCCCCAGCAGATAGAAGAGAGGAGAGAACAGTTGGAGAGGTACATACAGATAG TGAGTCAAGACCCAGAGATCATCGGCAGCGACGTCTTTAACAGCTTCTTGAATCAAGCTCAACAG GAAACCCAGAAGGCGGAGCCAGAGTCAGTAGAGCTGGATGTTTTCTTAATGAACGGCCACAAGATTTCAGTAAGCATCATGTCTACAGACCAGACAGACGATGTCTTGGAG ACGGTTGCCTCCCAGATCGAGCTCTCAGACGACTTTGTCTACTACTTCGCCCTCTTCCTGGTGAAGAAGGAAAAAGATGGTGGGAATTCGA TTGTGAGGAAGTTACAGGAGTTTGAGTCGCCCTACATATCACTGAAGACTGCCGAGAGTGAGGCCAAACACAGAATAGTCCTGAGGAAAAA CTTTTGGGAGCCAAGCATGGACAACGATCTCCTTGACGACAGGATAGCGATGAACCTGCTGTACGTCCAGGCAGTGAACGATATCGAGCGAGGCTGGGTGTTTGCCGCGAAGGACGTCCACAAACAGCTCACGGCACTCCAGGCCAAAGGCTCCAAAAAGGAG TACCTAAAACTTGCCAGAACACAGAAGTCGTACGGTTTCATCCAGTTTAAGCCGTGCGTCACAGACTTTCCTCAGCCAAACTGCCCCGTCATCGTGAGCGCGGGAAACCGCGAGTTGAACTTCCGCATCAAGGTCGCCAACAACCAGGTCAAGGAGGGCATCTTCAAGGTCACACGAATGAGGTGTTGGAGGATAACAACACAG ATTCCTGAAACTAACGGTGCTAATGCCCATGGAGATAGCAAGGACTTGAAACCCAAGTTGGAGGTGGCATTTGAGTACTTGGTTGCAAAGGACAAACTGCAATGGATCACTATTGAATCTGACCAG gccATCCTTATCAGTATGTGCTTACAGGGGATGGTAGACGAACTTATCATGAAAAAGCAAGGAGGAAGAATTAAAAGG CCGCAGGACAGGGTTAAGCGCAGTCAGAGCAGACAGTTCCTGCGGAAGGATGGGAAGACTGCCCTCCCCAAGTCCATCTCAGCCCCGGGGCACCTCGGGACTCCCGACACCAACGGAGACGAGAACGTGAGTGCCGCGCAGAGGGCGAAGGACTCCGTACGCAGGATATCG GACAAGTTCTCATCTGTGACTCTGAAATCAACCAGTCGGAACACGCGCGGGCCGGCGGCGCTCGTGGAAAACGATGTGTTCGAAGATTCCTACATCGGCGATGACGACCTGTGA
- the LOC136424086 gene encoding translation initiation factor eIF2B subunit delta-like has product MDEQNNPGAEATEAEQKQLSRKERKKEKRAKKQKGKDGEGEVERSSEATPQGHGGQGSGAGGQDVTKPQKSKAELKAERRAKQEADRAAKMGKKGGEGGGKDAGTVQKPRTGSDSNIPSSPSMQVTKKEAPRVRANVLVDDPNVQKKVAKRLETQRVPQRPVTQKKVGLFSHLHQYERETSLTKNISFSPGGIHSAILKLGLQYANGIICGSNSRCLALLVAFKKVIADYTTPTDKDLSRDLDAKIKPYISFLTQCRPLSVSMGNAIKYIKWQINHSPNDIPEAEAKKQLQESIDLFIKEKILLAGEAISKTYTLSKIHDGDVILVYGYSSLIKKVLCDAHDSGKKFSVVVVDGRPKFEGKETLRRLVRHGIKCTYVLINAVSYIMQEVSKVLLGAHALLANGFVMGRVGTSLVAMTAKACNVPVLVCCETYKFCERVQTDSFVFNELGDPADLVPLRRQCHLENWRQLDSLHLLNLVYDITPANFIAMVITEVGMIPCTSVPVILRVKSTEVSDDQ; this is encoded by the exons ATGGATGAACAA AATAACCCAGGAGCCGAGGCTACGGAAGCCGAACAGAAGCAACTCAGCAGAAAGGAACGAAAGAAGGAGAAAAGAGCCAAGAAACAGAAGGGGAAAGATGGAGAGGGTGAAGTAGAGAGGTCGTCTGAGGCCACACCTCAGGGTCAtggaggtcaagggtcaggTGCAGGAGGTCAAGATGTAACAAAACCACAGAAGAGCAAAGCTGAACTGAAAGCAGAGAGAAGAGCTAAACAG GAGGCAGACAGAGCAGCCAAGATGGGTAAAAAAGGGGGAGAGGGGGGAGGTAAGGATGCTGGGACGGTCCAGAAACCTCGGACAGGCAGCGACAGCAACATACCGTCCTCGCCGTCCATGCAAGTGACCAAGAAGGAGGCGCCGAGAGTGCGGGCAAACGTGCTGGTGGACGATCCCAATGTTCAGAAGAAGGTGGCCAAAAGACTGGAGACACAAAGG GTGCCACAGAGGCCAGTGACTCAGAAAAAAGTTGGGCTGTTCTCACATCTTCATCAGTATGAGAGAGAGACCTCCCTCACCAAGAACATTAG TTTTTCACCAGGAGGAATCCACAGTGCGATCTTGAAGCTAGGACTCCAGTATGCCAATGGCATTATCTGTGGTTCCAACTCCCGATGTCTTGCACTGCTGGTAGCATTCAAAAAG GTGATAGCAGACTATACCACACCTACCGATAAGGACCTCTCAAGAGACTTAGATGCTAAGATCAAGCCTTACATCAG CTTTCTCACACAGTGTCGCCCCCTGTCTGTTAGCATGGGAAATGCAATCAAGTACATCAAATGGCAGATAAACCATTCACCAAATGACATCCCAGAAGCTGAG GCCAAGAAGCAGTTACAAGAAAGCATTGACCTGTTTATAAAGGAAAAGATCCTACTAGCAGGAGAGGCCATCTCCAAAACCTACACCCTGTCCAAAATACATGATGGGGATGTCATTCTAGTCTATGGCTA TTCTTCCCTGATCAAGAAGGTCCTGTGCGATGCCCATGACAGTGGGAAGAAgttcagtgttgttgttgttgacgggCGGCCCAAGTTCGAGGGCAAGGAGACGTTGAGAAGACTGGTGCGACACGGCATCAAGTGTACCTATGTACTCATCAACGCTGTTTCCTACATCATGCAGGAG GTATCAAAAGTGCTCCTCGGAGCTCACGCCTTACTTGCCAACGGCTTTGTCATGGGAAGGGTGGGGACCTCCTTGGTTGCCATGACAGCGAAGGCGTGTAACGTTCCTGTGCTGGTGTGCTGCGAAACATACAAGTTCTGCGAGCGCGTACAGACAGATTCCTTCGTGTTCAACGAGTTAG GTGACCCAGCCGACCTGGTACCCTTAAGAAGACAGTGCCATCTTGAGAACTGGCGCCAACTGGACTCCCTCCACCTGCTAAACCTGGTGTACGACATCACGCCCGCAAACTTCATCGCCATGGTGATCACGGAAGTGGGGATGATCCCGTGCACGTCTGTTCCCGTCATCCTCCGCGTGAAGAGTACGGAAGTATCCGACGACCAATGA